From Catharus ustulatus isolate bCatUst1 chromosome 17, bCatUst1.pri.v2, whole genome shotgun sequence, the proteins below share one genomic window:
- the LOC117004550 gene encoding putative iroquois-class homeodomain protein irx-1, with translation MLAVVSRMSLTQVSTWFANARRRLKKENKASWATRSASDGEDSEGEGVPSGAAPIPSSSPMRDGCGGSPKVKTGPGQGKQPQKPKIWSVAEMLESPPNKNGCPPGVPVVLEQV, from the coding sequence ATGCTGGCTGTGGTCAGCAGGATGAGCCTCACCCAGGTCTCCACCTGGTTCGCCAATGCCCGCCGGCGCCTCAAGAAGGAGAACAAGGCGAGCTGGGCCACACGCAGTGCCTCAGATGGCGAGGACAGCGAGGGCGAGGGGGTCCCATCGGGCGCcgcccccattcccagttccagccccaTGCGGGATGGGTGCGGGGGCAGCCCCAAGGTGAAGACAGGCCCCGGGCAGGGCAAGCAGCCCCAGAAACCCAAGATCTGGAGTGTGGCAGAGATGCTGGAATCTCCCCCCAACAAGAACGGGTGTCCCCCGGGGGTGCCAGTAGTGCTGGAGCAGGTATAG
- the LOC117004549 gene encoding E3 ubiquitin-protein ligase RNF182-like, with translation MAQPESKLMSPPVAPSSPELECQICYSRFDARARRPKLLCCGHRLCARCLRRIVPPGDASTPQLRCPFCRQHSPVPGGDVQQLQDDGEALALLTGRERAKKRGPPRSPEVLLCPSVLEPTSSPDCLVVTILEVPEDVAPPESLGRLEVVRLYRPTSLGALPCHGPGQKWRSWGWQAIPRFILGVLCLLYFSSLPFGIYLLLIEHHSLGIILVSLVPSTLLLCIVYSLCQCLCLEVFGFPHS, from the coding sequence ATGGCCCAACCAGAGAGCAAGCTGATGTCCCCGCCAGTGGCACCCTCGTCCCCCGAGCTGGAGTGCCAGATCTGCTACAGCCGCTTCGACGCCCGTGCCCGCAGGCccaagctgctctgctgtggccaTCGCCTCTGTGCCCGCTGCCTGCGCAGGATTGTCCCCCCGGGGGACGCTTCAACCCCCCAGCTCCGTTGCCCCTTCTGCcgccagcacagcccagtgccaggtGGGGAcgtgcagcagctgcaggatgatggtgaggcactggcactgctgacAGGCCGTGAACGTGCCAAGAAACGGGGCCCACCCCGATCTCCTGAGGTACTCCTTTGCCCCAGTGTGCTGGAACCCACATCCAGCCCCGACTGTCTGGTTGTCACCATCCTGGAGGTGCCAGAGGACGTGGCCCCACCGGAGAgcctgggcaggctggaggTGGTGCGGCTGTACCGCCCCACCAGCCTGGGTGCACTGCCCTGCCACGGCCCTGGGCAGAAGTGGCGCTCCTGGGGGTGGCAAGCCATCCCCCGCTTCATTCTGGGCGTGCTCTGCCTCCTCTACTTCAGCTCGCTGCCCTTTGGCATCTACCTCCTGCTCATCGAGCACCATAGCCTGGGCATCATCCTGGTCAGCCTTGTGCCCTCCACCCTCCTTCTCTGCATCGTCTACAGCCTCTGCCAGTGCCTGTGCCTGGAGGTCTTTGGGTTCCCCcactcctga